In the Pseudoalteromonas undina genome, one interval contains:
- a CDS encoding translocation/assembly module TamB domain-containing protein, whose translation MSVFKKVTAALSTLVVAVLVTLFCVVFTAPGNQLIAYSANKLVDGLKIEIKSGRFLYNDAFNFRFERDGLLLDAQQLKLDLFWWHCDGMCIDNLSARSIKLNLPASSSNSPDTSNEPLEQISLPFNIALKRLAVSEFVLNHTSANVVVNNMEIAAKAQGADIQIKNVNIPSVLIALKEQPGENTASSTPITELPALPNIAFMSPLNIYLEQFNIAQFTVEQNAQQNVVNNIALQMKLIGSEINVASLSANYQQWQLNTALNAKLKGRLPINGDISLKGHGYDANMQIGGDLEKLNVDIKSSESFPFELAATANLKQPNYPFSVNGDVEQWIIETASKELKITDVKLTAQGNANDYQLSLFGNSQLGAYPTVNINSQINGSLSEANLKKLALKANESQATIQANIDWQNGVSANFSGALSSLKAQYLTDTLTSDISGQFKGAFVTSLNSWQLSMDDTQLSGLLNDVPLNFAAQFNLNDELKATVNKFNLSSGTNRLTLTGEVDQQWQINGAITLQSNDEAKLPFIANGKADLSIRGERLKPAVDLALKLEQFIYDEININKLALKAQLDTATDWQTDISVSLDSARVMNHQINKVEIVGSGDKTDHQLSASIDADAGAASFELNGKLANAIWQGELSNISVSDKTLSFENAKDIAVIIDSKTGDFDVSAHCWQSSNSKLCIDRLNQTRELGQLNVKLANLALRELKHWLPENVITRGDIAGDFAANWQAGTLKTLRANLNSSGLNAVLINEEDRFKLPIETLNISAFSDAKVGQIEANIESSVLGKVTTKVNIDDIQNKQTLNGNIQIDKILLSDIQPFLNTFEQLNGAIRGQVALAGTLKDPLLEGNLNIENINLEGEQLPVALKNSSINVAFNKSTATIEGDLNDPQGGQVKLTGNVDWQGEQPAVNMNVVGSEFFVRAQQGVVFKVSPELKISLADNALKLAGDVVVPYGRIEIEELPEGAVQVSDDEIILDQTTQNTKKAPFNYDIDLKVTVKNDVRVASFGLESKVVGDMDIKMSQDSPIIAIGELNLIEGTYLAFGQDLIIRTGQIGFSGAIDKPHLNIKAIRNPNNTADGVIAGVTLTGSVEQPNLKVFSEPGMDQAQALACLLNGQPLGEGDSSTDAMLTQLLLSQGVSRSESLVSKVGESFGLSDVSLSSKGSGEQTKVEISGYLAPSLQVKYSVGVFESLSEVAVRYQLMSKLYIEITSGLYQNVDILYKFNWD comes from the coding sequence ATGTCTGTATTTAAAAAAGTCACTGCAGCACTTAGCACCTTAGTTGTTGCTGTATTAGTGACATTGTTTTGCGTTGTTTTTACAGCTCCAGGTAACCAGCTAATTGCTTATAGCGCCAATAAGTTAGTTGACGGCTTAAAAATTGAAATAAAAAGCGGGCGTTTTTTATATAATGATGCGTTTAATTTTCGCTTTGAGCGTGACGGTTTATTACTTGATGCTCAGCAGCTTAAACTAGATTTATTTTGGTGGCACTGTGATGGTATGTGTATTGATAACTTAAGTGCCCGGTCTATAAAACTAAACTTACCAGCATCGTCATCTAATTCTCCTGATACATCTAACGAACCGTTGGAACAAATCAGTTTGCCATTTAATATTGCACTTAAGCGTTTAGCGGTCAGTGAGTTTGTGTTAAATCACACAAGTGCAAACGTAGTTGTTAATAATATGGAGATTGCTGCAAAGGCACAAGGTGCTGATATTCAAATTAAAAACGTGAATATTCCGAGTGTTTTAATCGCGTTAAAAGAGCAGCCTGGAGAAAATACAGCCAGTTCTACCCCAATTACTGAGTTACCAGCATTACCTAATATCGCATTTATGTCGCCACTCAATATTTACCTAGAACAGTTTAATATTGCGCAGTTCACGGTGGAGCAGAATGCACAGCAAAATGTGGTAAATAATATTGCGCTACAAATGAAGCTAATAGGTTCTGAGATTAACGTTGCTTCATTGTCTGCAAATTATCAGCAGTGGCAGCTTAATACTGCACTTAACGCAAAGCTTAAAGGCCGCTTACCAATTAATGGCGATATCAGTCTAAAAGGGCATGGTTATGATGCCAATATGCAAATAGGCGGAGACTTAGAAAAGCTCAATGTAGATATAAAAAGCAGTGAATCATTTCCTTTTGAACTAGCTGCTACGGCTAATCTTAAACAACCAAATTATCCATTTAGTGTTAATGGCGATGTAGAGCAGTGGATTATCGAAACAGCAAGTAAAGAGTTAAAGATAACCGACGTAAAATTAACCGCACAAGGCAATGCTAACGATTATCAGTTATCGTTATTTGGTAATAGTCAGTTAGGTGCTTATCCAACTGTGAATATTAACAGTCAAATTAATGGCTCACTGAGCGAAGCAAACTTAAAAAAGTTAGCCCTTAAAGCGAATGAGAGCCAAGCTACTATCCAAGCGAATATCGACTGGCAAAATGGGGTTAGTGCTAACTTTAGCGGCGCGCTATCGAGTTTAAAAGCGCAATACCTCACTGACACACTTACCAGTGATATTTCAGGGCAGTTTAAAGGGGCATTTGTTACCAGTTTAAATAGCTGGCAATTAAGTATGGATGACACCCAATTAAGCGGGTTACTAAATGATGTACCGCTTAATTTTGCTGCTCAATTTAACTTAAATGATGAACTTAAAGCCACTGTAAATAAATTTAACCTTAGCAGCGGTACAAACAGGTTAACCTTAACAGGCGAAGTTGATCAGCAATGGCAGATTAATGGGGCTATTACGCTGCAAAGTAATGATGAGGCAAAGCTTCCGTTTATTGCTAACGGTAAAGCCGATTTAAGTATAAGAGGCGAGCGGTTGAAGCCTGCAGTTGATTTAGCGTTAAAGCTAGAGCAGTTTATTTATGACGAAATTAATATTAATAAGTTGGCGTTAAAAGCACAGTTAGACACCGCTACCGATTGGCAAACAGATATCAGCGTTAGTCTTGATTCAGCGCGTGTTATGAATCATCAAATTAATAAAGTGGAAATAGTCGGCAGTGGTGATAAAACCGATCATCAATTGAGTGCATCTATTGATGCTGATGCTGGGGCTGCCTCGTTTGAACTAAATGGCAAACTTGCTAACGCGATTTGGCAAGGTGAACTCAGTAATATTAGTGTAAGTGATAAAACGCTTAGCTTTGAAAATGCTAAAGATATAGCCGTAATTATAGATTCGAAAACGGGCGACTTTGATGTGAGTGCGCATTGTTGGCAATCGAGTAATAGTAAGTTATGTATTGATAGATTGAATCAAACCCGCGAATTAGGCCAGCTTAACGTAAAACTGGCCAATCTTGCATTGCGAGAGCTAAAACATTGGTTACCAGAGAATGTAATAACACGTGGTGATATAGCGGGAGACTTTGCTGCTAATTGGCAAGCAGGCACACTTAAAACTCTACGCGCTAATTTAAATTCATCAGGGCTTAACGCGGTACTTATTAACGAAGAAGATCGATTTAAGCTACCTATAGAAACGCTAAACATAAGCGCTTTTTCTGATGCTAAGGTTGGTCAAATAGAAGCTAACATAGAATCGAGTGTTTTGGGTAAAGTAACGACTAAAGTTAATATTGATGATATTCAAAATAAGCAAACGCTTAACGGTAATATTCAAATTGATAAAATTTTATTGTCTGATATACAGCCATTTTTAAATACGTTCGAGCAGCTTAATGGCGCCATTCGTGGGCAAGTTGCATTAGCAGGCACACTTAAAGACCCTTTGTTAGAGGGAAATTTAAACATAGAGAATATCAACCTAGAAGGTGAACAACTACCTGTCGCCCTTAAAAATTCCAGTATTAATGTGGCGTTTAATAAGTCCACCGCCACCATTGAGGGAGATTTAAATGACCCTCAAGGCGGACAGGTAAAATTAACGGGGAATGTTGATTGGCAAGGTGAACAACCAGCTGTAAATATGAATGTAGTCGGCAGTGAGTTTTTTGTAAGAGCGCAACAAGGCGTGGTGTTTAAGGTATCACCAGAGTTAAAAATAAGTTTAGCTGACAATGCACTTAAGCTGGCAGGTGATGTTGTAGTGCCTTATGGTCGAATAGAAATTGAAGAGCTGCCAGAGGGGGCTGTACAGGTTAGTGATGATGAAATAATTTTGGATCAAACTACGCAAAATACTAAAAAAGCCCCATTTAACTACGATATTGATTTAAAAGTAACGGTTAAAAATGATGTCAGAGTAGCCTCATTTGGACTTGAGTCTAAGGTAGTGGGTGATATGGATATAAAAATGAGTCAAGACTCACCCATCATTGCCATTGGTGAGCTCAATTTAATTGAAGGAACCTACTTGGCATTTGGTCAAGACTTAATAATTAGAACCGGGCAAATTGGTTTTAGTGGCGCAATAGATAAACCTCATTTAAATATTAAAGCCATTCGCAACCCAAATAATACCGCCGATGGTGTTATTGCAGGTGTTACTTTAACTGGCAGTGTTGAGCAGCCAAATTTAAAAGTATTTTCAGAGCCGGGCATGGACCAAGCACAAGCCCTAGCGTGTTTGCTGAATGGTCAACCATTAGGGGAGGGCGACAGTTCAACGGATGCAATGTTAACTCAATTACTACTTTCTCAAGGAGTGAGCCGAAGCGAAAGCTTAGTGTCTAAAGTCGGTGAATCGTTTGGCTTGTCAGATGTCAGTTTAAGTTCTAAAGGTAGTGGCGAGCAAACAAAGGTAGAAATATCAGGTTATTTAGCACCGAGTTTGCAGGTTAAATATAGCGTGGGGGTATTTGAGTCGCTCAGTGAAGTGGCAGTGCGTTATCAGCTAATGTCGAAGTTATATATAGAAATAACCAGTGGCCTGTATCAAAATGTCGACATACTGTATAAATTCAATTGGGATTAA
- a CDS encoding TonB-dependent receptor plug domain-containing protein yields MLNNKVSKAVRLAIAFGAASTAAFSASTFAAEEENAEKVERIEVTGSRIKRFSEVSPTPVTTITGVELTNAGITNVADLLQKLPSSGVGSAPTTTTNTIFGAGINTTDLRQLGEGRTLVLVNGRRYVGASVDNPAVDLNGIPTEMIERMDIVHGGASAAYGSDAVAGVVNIILKKSQDTIDFNYKKSMPEQNGGGSEFFSFTFGGEGEKTSFITSLSYSETEQLEAQDRDFLRNPINTMLNPDNVDDKDGIPARTYAENPGLQTLGIYDRAGDAFLPGGQYVFGDNGELIPFEIGGKTQPAPNSQLRYFGDEFSNGYKFIEHQDLATPLNRFNVFTNVVNQYHDDHSMNFEVSFSKASAYAESSPIFLAESLRADNAYWHPDAKAQFADAGYADDRNITVYKLASGFGNRTYEDDRTSFNTTLSFQGLLLEEYDYEVYFSYGRNKNDTTWNGEFLEENFNKAIDAVMVDGEIRCANRDADGTLLGALDGCQPLSLFGLNGASQEALDYVTTSASISKVKQQQVIGGVISGYAFDMPAGGVSFALSAEHRKETGSNEPGAAMQNNLVFGNFVKAWDGEFTVDEIGIETSIPLLVDAPFVDSLSLELAARYMDYSSVGDNVAWKVGFNYAMNDQLRFRGTKSKSVRAPSLSQLYAAGTQSFASYGDPCDQTRIATANDSKKANLIANCKAAGIPNPGILDGDWRPSQDWRQVTPPSVNSGNPELQEETSDDTLFGVIYTPTENITLIADYWSFDVEDAINSLGAQRVVNDCYEASSLDNSACALVDRDPATLDITLVRNGPYNLASYALKGVDLEGNYKYETEFGLFDVRLLASYLEHREFNTDVSSESYEMTPTVGEVRYPRWQGNLTIGYSYEDLYVGMVGKYRHATVLDREWTIENNDYNDVPSYTEWDLNARYNVNDMVELRAGVANLFDVTPPRNPGTYDDGEFFDVYGRRINIGLNIRF; encoded by the coding sequence ATGTTAAACAATAAAGTTTCAAAAGCAGTTCGTTTAGCGATCGCTTTTGGTGCAGCATCTACAGCTGCTTTCTCAGCAAGTACATTTGCTGCAGAAGAAGAAAATGCAGAAAAAGTAGAAAGAATTGAGGTTACGGGTTCACGTATTAAGCGCTTCTCTGAAGTTTCTCCAACACCAGTTACAACTATAACAGGTGTTGAACTTACGAATGCCGGTATTACAAACGTAGCTGATCTATTACAGAAACTTCCATCTTCAGGTGTTGGCTCTGCCCCAACAACTACAACAAACACAATTTTTGGTGCAGGTATTAATACAACTGACTTGCGTCAATTAGGTGAAGGTCGTACCCTTGTTCTTGTTAATGGTCGTCGTTACGTAGGTGCATCGGTTGATAATCCAGCTGTTGACTTAAATGGTATTCCGACTGAAATGATTGAACGTATGGATATCGTTCACGGTGGTGCATCAGCAGCTTATGGTTCTGATGCCGTTGCTGGTGTTGTAAATATTATTTTGAAGAAGTCTCAAGATACTATCGATTTTAATTACAAAAAATCTATGCCTGAGCAAAATGGCGGTGGTTCTGAATTTTTCTCATTCACTTTTGGTGGTGAAGGCGAAAAAACTAGCTTCATTACAAGCTTATCTTACTCTGAAACAGAGCAATTAGAAGCACAAGATCGAGACTTCCTCAGAAACCCTATCAACACAATGCTAAACCCTGATAATGTTGATGATAAAGACGGTATTCCAGCAAGAACTTATGCTGAAAACCCTGGGCTTCAGACGTTAGGTATATATGATCGTGCTGGTGATGCATTTTTACCAGGTGGTCAATATGTTTTTGGGGACAATGGTGAGCTAATACCATTTGAGATTGGTGGAAAGACACAGCCCGCTCCAAATTCTCAACTTCGCTATTTTGGTGATGAGTTCTCAAATGGTTACAAATTTATTGAACACCAAGATTTGGCAACGCCACTTAACCGTTTCAATGTTTTTACAAACGTGGTAAATCAGTACCATGACGACCATTCAATGAATTTTGAGGTTTCATTCTCTAAAGCAAGTGCTTACGCAGAGAGTAGCCCAATATTTCTTGCTGAAAGTCTTCGTGCAGATAACGCATATTGGCACCCAGATGCTAAAGCCCAGTTTGCTGATGCAGGCTATGCTGATGATAGAAATATCACTGTATATAAGTTAGCTTCAGGCTTCGGTAATCGTACTTATGAAGATGATCGTACTTCATTTAATACAACTCTTTCATTCCAAGGTTTATTATTGGAAGAGTATGACTATGAAGTATATTTTAGCTATGGTCGTAATAAAAATGACACAACTTGGAATGGTGAGTTTTTAGAAGAAAACTTTAATAAAGCTATTGATGCTGTAATGGTAGATGGTGAAATTCGTTGTGCTAACAGAGACGCTGATGGAACCCTTCTTGGTGCACTAGATGGCTGTCAACCATTAAGCCTATTTGGCTTAAACGGTGCGTCGCAAGAGGCACTAGACTATGTAACAACATCAGCTTCAATTTCAAAAGTTAAACAGCAACAAGTAATTGGTGGTGTTATCTCTGGTTATGCTTTTGATATGCCTGCGGGTGGAGTTTCTTTTGCACTTAGTGCTGAGCATCGTAAAGAAACAGGTTCTAATGAGCCTGGTGCTGCTATGCAAAATAACCTAGTGTTTGGTAACTTTGTAAAAGCTTGGGATGGTGAATTTACAGTTGATGAAATCGGTATTGAAACTTCTATTCCTTTATTAGTGGATGCGCCGTTTGTTGACTCTCTAAGCTTAGAGCTTGCTGCACGTTACATGGATTATTCTTCAGTAGGTGATAATGTTGCTTGGAAAGTTGGTTTCAACTATGCAATGAACGATCAGCTTCGTTTCCGTGGTACAAAATCAAAATCAGTTCGTGCTCCATCATTATCTCAGTTATACGCTGCAGGTACTCAATCATTCGCTTCTTATGGCGACCCTTGTGATCAAACACGCATAGCAACGGCTAATGACTCTAAAAAAGCTAATTTAATTGCTAACTGTAAAGCTGCTGGTATCCCTAACCCAGGGATTCTTGACGGTGATTGGAGACCTTCACAGGATTGGCGTCAAGTTACACCGCCAAGTGTTAACTCGGGTAACCCTGAATTACAAGAAGAGACTTCAGATGATACTTTATTTGGTGTGATTTATACGCCAACAGAAAATATCACTTTGATTGCTGATTATTGGAGTTTTGATGTTGAAGACGCAATAAACTCGCTAGGTGCGCAGCGTGTAGTAAATGACTGTTATGAAGCTTCAAGCCTTGATAACAGCGCATGTGCTCTAGTTGACCGTGATCCTGCAACACTAGATATTACTCTTGTTCGTAACGGTCCATACAACTTAGCATCTTATGCGTTGAAAGGTGTTGATTTAGAGGGTAACTATAAGTATGAAACAGAGTTTGGTTTATTTGATGTTCGCTTACTTGCAAGTTACTTAGAACACAGAGAGTTCAATACTGATGTTTCAAGCGAAAGCTATGAAATGACACCGACAGTTGGTGAAGTTAGATACCCACGTTGGCAAGGTAATTTAACAATTGGCTACAGCTATGAAGACTTATATGTTGGTATGGTTGGTAAATACCGCCATGCTACTGTTCTTGATAGAGAGTGGACAATAGAAAATAATGATTATAACGATGTACCTTCTTATACTGAGTGGGATCTAAATGCACGTTATAACGTTAATGATATGGTTGAGTTACGTGCTGGTGTTGCTAACTTATTCGACGTTACACCACCAAGAAATCCTGGAACTTATGATGATGGTGAGTTCTTTGATGTGTATGGTCGTCGTATCAACATTGGATTAAACATCCGTTTCTAA
- a CDS encoding ribonuclease E inhibitor RraB: MQFPDDDNGQLLAEISAAGVDLSKMQQIDFYILFEQQADAEKFATEIVNDALVQTADVEKCKDTGVWEVIAHVQMVPEHALLGQAEQYIESIANSLNGYGDGWGLDAEEV, encoded by the coding sequence ATGCAATTTCCTGATGATGATAATGGCCAGCTTCTTGCTGAAATTTCCGCCGCCGGTGTAGATTTAAGTAAAATGCAACAAATTGATTTTTACATTTTATTTGAACAACAGGCTGATGCCGAAAAATTTGCAACTGAGATTGTAAACGATGCATTAGTGCAAACTGCTGATGTTGAGAAATGTAAAGATACCGGTGTTTGGGAAGTAATTGCCCATGTACAAATGGTTCCAGAGCACGCACTTTTAGGCCAAGCAGAACAATATATTGAAAGTATCGCTAATAGCTTAAATGGTTATGGCGATGGTTGGGGATTAGACGCAGAAGAAGTATAA
- a CDS encoding autotransporter assembly complex protein TamA, giving the protein MFNQFLKSVICFCLFLSFFAIAADNKIEDYEIKGISGELENNVALYLKPLVGEKPTRSLRRYAKSQVEDSLKALGYYSSNVTIDFNKEHELVATIERGSATRIETLNISVNGEAKHDPLIQQVIESLELKQGDILNHGMYSAAYKKIESVLLEHGYFDAKWPARKFEVSLKKHSAIITFTIESGVRYRFGDVLITNQSPAEKYIRSLAPFEMGEHYKASKIADYNLDLSSTPYFTSVRVYADISARKNSQVPIKVDVLHKPANSYEIGGGFNTELGPKVRFKWSKPWITEQGHYLESNLNIAKKQQDISMAYTIPVNNPNDDLWRLSAGYKLEDELADNIYSEILTAQLQRQWLTEQKWIRTAFIRREQETYRIGDGLERTTEMLLPGVSYARKQSKGGTTPYSGEQWSISAEFGLDSVLSSTNIVRVQLQHAWLRTYLNKHLVFLKANLGAMLVDDINNVPYSLRFYAGGDQSVRGFAYQSISPENDNGDRIGGKYLIATTAEYNYQFAKNWRAALFVDGGTATNDFSEQFEIGAGFGFRYLTPIGPIRIDHAWGLTKESKSTRLSITIGPEI; this is encoded by the coding sequence TTGTTCAATCAGTTTTTAAAATCCGTTATTTGTTTTTGCTTATTTTTGAGCTTTTTCGCTATTGCAGCTGACAATAAAATTGAAGATTATGAAATAAAAGGAATTAGTGGAGAGTTAGAAAACAACGTTGCTCTTTATTTAAAACCCTTAGTGGGTGAAAAACCAACGCGCTCACTGCGTCGTTACGCTAAATCGCAAGTTGAAGATAGCTTAAAGGCATTAGGTTATTACAGTTCAAATGTGACTATCGATTTTAATAAAGAGCATGAGCTTGTTGCGACTATTGAGCGCGGCTCCGCAACCCGTATTGAGACGCTTAATATTAGCGTTAACGGGGAAGCTAAACATGACCCATTAATTCAGCAAGTTATTGAAAGTTTAGAGTTAAAGCAAGGCGACATTTTAAATCATGGAATGTATAGCGCAGCCTATAAAAAAATTGAATCCGTTTTGTTGGAGCATGGTTACTTTGACGCAAAATGGCCTGCCCGAAAATTTGAAGTGTCATTAAAAAAACACAGCGCTATTATTACCTTTACCATTGAAAGTGGTGTGCGTTATCGCTTTGGTGATGTGTTAATTACCAATCAAAGCCCAGCAGAAAAATACATTCGCTCTTTAGCCCCGTTTGAAATGGGTGAGCACTATAAAGCATCTAAGATTGCTGACTACAACCTAGATTTATCGAGCACTCCTTATTTTACAAGCGTGCGTGTTTACGCTGATATTTCAGCTAGAAAAAACAGCCAAGTGCCTATTAAAGTGGACGTATTACATAAGCCCGCGAATAGCTACGAAATTGGTGGCGGGTTCAATACCGAATTGGGTCCAAAGGTACGGTTTAAGTGGAGTAAACCATGGATCACGGAGCAAGGACACTACCTAGAAAGCAATCTTAATATTGCAAAAAAACAACAAGATATTTCTATGGCGTATACCATCCCTGTTAATAATCCGAATGATGATTTATGGCGTTTATCAGCAGGCTATAAGCTCGAAGATGAATTAGCCGACAATATTTACAGTGAAATTTTAACCGCGCAGTTGCAAAGGCAATGGCTCACCGAGCAAAAATGGATAAGAACTGCATTTATCAGGCGCGAGCAAGAAACCTATCGGATTGGCGACGGGCTAGAACGCACCACAGAAATGTTATTACCAGGTGTCAGTTATGCCCGAAAGCAATCGAAGGGAGGTACCACCCCTTATTCGGGAGAGCAGTGGTCTATATCGGCAGAGTTTGGTCTCGATAGTGTACTCTCTAGTACCAATATTGTTAGGGTGCAATTACAGCATGCATGGTTGCGCACTTATCTTAATAAGCACCTTGTGTTTTTAAAAGCAAACTTAGGGGCCATGTTAGTTGACGATATTAACAATGTTCCATATTCATTAAGGTTTTATGCTGGTGGCGATCAAAGTGTGCGCGGCTTTGCTTATCAATCAATCTCACCAGAAAATGACAATGGGGATCGCATCGGCGGTAAATATTTAATCGCGACGACTGCTGAATATAATTACCAATTTGCCAAAAACTGGCGAGCAGCGTTGTTTGTTGATGGAGGGACGGCGACCAATGATTTTTCTGAGCAATTTGAAATAGGTGCAGGGTTTGGTTTTCGTTATTTAACGCCTATAGGACCAATAAGAATAGATCATGCGTGGGGACTCACTAAAGAAAGCAAAAGCACTCGTTTAAGTATTACCATAGGGCCGGAAATTTAA
- a CDS encoding DEAD/DEAH box helicase, translating into MTYTLRPYQKEAVERTVLHFRKTNAPAVIVLPTGAGKSLVIAELARIAKQKILVLAHVKELVEQNAQKYKSFGLQASIFSAGLKEKSLTHQVTFASVQSLSRNLDKLNEHYSLLIIDECHRVNGEKKSQYGKVINALKFHNPELKVLGLTATPYRLGLGWIYQHHYHGFVRGNKESLFKRCIFELPLRYMIKNNYLTPPKEVDAAISHYDFSSLTSNAFGQYSNEDMNALLKKSTRATQTILQQVIQYSENRHGVMIFSATVMHAQEVMTYLPEDQSALITGDTPNSERDKIIKQFKAKKLKYLVNISVLTTGFDAPHVDFIAILRPTESVSLYQQIVGRGLRLAEGKDDCLVIDYAGNGFDLFYPEVGDKKGDSDNEPVQVLCPGCGFANIFWGKTDADGKVVEHFGRRCQGLLEDDNGVSEQCDYRFRFKECEQCGAQNDIAARKCHDCGAVMADPDDKLRNALNLKDALVLRCSGLSVTKLKEQLLKVTYFDEDGASCDEVFDLANKGSQYYFNKQFGKRVGQGQSPIEFISADQVIKAQFDLIPPDFVIARKSKKYGWKVADKLFDYKGSFRKANQLSR; encoded by the coding sequence ATGACCTACACCCTCAGACCCTACCAAAAAGAGGCGGTTGAACGCACCGTTTTACACTTTAGAAAAACTAACGCACCTGCTGTTATTGTGTTGCCTACGGGGGCGGGTAAAAGTTTAGTGATAGCTGAGCTTGCGCGTATTGCTAAACAAAAAATATTGGTATTGGCGCACGTAAAAGAATTAGTGGAGCAAAATGCTCAAAAATATAAAAGCTTTGGCTTGCAAGCGAGTATATTTTCCGCAGGACTCAAAGAGAAGTCGTTAACTCACCAAGTTACCTTTGCCAGTGTGCAGTCGTTATCGCGCAATCTAGATAAACTTAATGAGCACTACTCATTACTTATTATTGATGAGTGTCACAGAGTAAATGGCGAAAAGAAAAGCCAGTACGGAAAAGTTATTAATGCGCTTAAATTTCACAACCCTGAATTAAAAGTATTAGGTTTAACCGCGACGCCTTACCGACTAGGGTTAGGCTGGATTTATCAGCATCATTACCATGGCTTTGTGCGTGGCAATAAGGAAAGCCTATTCAAACGATGTATTTTTGAATTACCTTTGCGCTATATGATTAAAAATAACTACTTAACTCCCCCTAAAGAGGTTGATGCAGCGATTAGCCATTATGACTTTTCATCTTTAACTAGCAATGCATTTGGGCAGTATAGTAATGAGGATATGAATGCGCTGTTAAAAAAATCGACCCGTGCAACTCAAACAATTTTACAGCAAGTTATTCAATATAGTGAGAACCGCCATGGCGTGATGATATTTTCAGCTACGGTTATGCATGCACAAGAGGTAATGACTTATTTACCCGAGGATCAAAGTGCGCTGATCACCGGAGATACTCCCAATAGCGAACGCGATAAAATAATTAAACAATTCAAAGCTAAAAAATTAAAGTATTTAGTGAATATATCTGTTCTTACTACCGGATTTGATGCTCCCCATGTTGATTTTATAGCTATTTTACGCCCCACTGAGTCGGTAAGTTTATACCAGCAAATTGTCGGTAGAGGTTTAAGGTTGGCTGAGGGTAAAGATGATTGTTTAGTAATTGACTATGCGGGCAATGGCTTTGATTTATTTTACCCAGAGGTAGGTGATAAAAAAGGCGATAGTGATAATGAACCCGTACAAGTGCTGTGTCCCGGGTGTGGCTTTGCCAATATATTTTGGGGTAAAACAGACGCTGATGGCAAAGTAGTTGAGCACTTTGGTAGGCGTTGCCAAGGCTTATTAGAAGACGATAATGGGGTAAGCGAGCAATGCGATTATCGTTTTCGTTTTAAAGAGTGTGAGCAGTGCGGCGCACAAAATGATATTGCTGCTCGAAAATGTCATGACTGTGGTGCTGTGATGGCCGATCCTGATGATAAGCTTCGTAATGCGTTAAACCTTAAAGATGCATTAGTCCTTCGTTGTAGTGGCTTGAGTGTGACTAAACTTAAAGAGCAATTGTTAAAAGTTACTTATTTTGATGAAGACGGAGCCAGTTGTGATGAAGTTTTTGATTTAGCAAACAAAGGATCACAGTATTATTTTAATAAGCAATTTGGTAAGCGTGTAGGGCAGGGACAGTCACCAATTGAATTTATCAGTGCAGATCAAGTTATAAAAGCCCAGTTTGATTTAATACCACCGGATTTTGTGATTGCTCGAAAAAGTAAAAAGTATGGCTGGAAAGTAGCAGATAAACTTTTTGATTATAAAGGCAGCTTTAGAAAAGCAAACCAGCTAAGCCGATAG